In Erigeron canadensis isolate Cc75 chromosome 6, C_canadensis_v1, whole genome shotgun sequence, the following are encoded in one genomic region:
- the LOC122605824 gene encoding acyl-coenzyme A thioesterase 2, chloroplastic-like encodes MKALRLLFAVKTSICTNHRSHFYFLNHNRNYDLFPPPHKILNHCFRKHKFLSCYKHKSRSYSSSSKQDSSFPSGIDPINIASTLTSPDGVSAIDAGNSLRKPISLWPGMYHSPVTNALWQARSFIFDNPLSATTADDVSKTPTHSRTTILYPFSTDYILREQYRNPWNGIRVGKLLEDLDALAGTISFKHCFNHAGMADSLLLVTASVDKMVIKKPILVDSDLKIVGAVTWVGRSSMEIQLEVLQSTKETSDPLDSQAIIANFTFVARDSKTGKSAVINKITPETEQEKLLWREAEERNKARKNKRLQQKKEIDNDQESERLNALLAEGRVFSDMPALADRDSILIKDTCLQNSLVCQPQQRNTHGRIFGGFLMRRAFELGFATAYAFAGSAPLFLEVDHVDFLKPVDVGNFLRFKSCVLYTELENPEQPLINVEVVAHVTRPELRSAEVSNKFYFTFSTSSDDITSGKIRSVVPATEEEARRVIERMDAEKC; translated from the exons ATGAAAGCACTAAGATTATTATTTGCTGTTAAAACATCAATCTGCACCAACCACCGATctcatttctattttctaaatCACAATCGAAATTATGATTTGTTTCCACCCCCACATAAAATCTTGAATCATTGTTTTAGAAAGCACAAATTTTTATCATGTTACAAGCATAAAAGTAGGTCATATTCGTCATCTTCAAAACAAGATTCATCATTTCCTAGTGGTATCGACCCCATAAATATAGCGTCCACTCTTACATCCCCTGATGGTGTCTCTGCAATTGATGCGGGTAATTCGTTGCGAAAACCGATTAGTTTGTGGCCAGGAATGTACCATTCTCCGGTCACAAATGCTTTATGGCAGGCCAGGTCCTTTATTTTTGATAACCCTTTGAGTGCCACCACTGCTGATGATGTTAGTAAAACTCCGACTCATAGCCGGACCACTATTCTGTACCCTTTTTCGACCGATTATATATTAAGAGAACAGTATCGGAATCCTTGGAATGGGATTCGGGTTGGTAAGTTGCTTGAGGATCTTGATGCATTAGCCGGTACCATTTCGTTTAAA CACTGCTTCAATCATGCCGGCATGGCCGATTCCTTGTTGCTGGTGACTGCTTCTGTGGACAAAATGGTTATTAAAAAACCGATTTTGGTGGACAGTGATTTGAAGATAGTCGGAGCCGTTACTTGGGTTGGTCGATCATCTATGGAAATTCAACTAGAAGTCCTTCAGTCCACTAAAG AAACATCTGATCCTCTAGACTCACAAGCTATAATTGCAAACTTCACTTTTGTGGCACGTGACTCGAAGACAGGAAAGTCAGCGGTGATTAACAAAATCACACCTGAGACTGAACAAGAAAAGTTGCTTTGGAGAGAAGCAGAAGAGAGGAACAAAGCacgaaaaaataaaagattacaaCAAAAGAAGGAAATTGATAATGATCAGGAATCAGAGAGACTCAATGCGTTGTTGGCTGAGGGCCGTGTGTTTAGTGATATGCCAGCGTTGGCAGATAGGGACAGCATTCTTATAAAAGATACATGTTTACAAAACTCGTTGGTATGCCAGCCACAGCAAAGGAATACCCATGGCAGAATATTTGGAGGATTTCTTATGAGAAGAGCTTTCGAGCTGGGTTTTGCTACAGCTTATGCCTTTGCTGGCAGTGCACCACTGTTTCTTGAGGTTGATCATGTTGATTTCTTGAAACCA GTGGATGTTGGAAACTTTTTGCGGTTCAAGTCATGTGTTCTGTATACAGAACTTGAGAACCCAGAGCAACCACTGATCAATGTGGAAGTTGTGGCTCATGTGACTCGGCCTGAGCTCAGATCTGCAGAG GTATCCAACAAGTTTTACTTCACATTCTCAACCAGCTCGGATGATATAACAAGCGGTAAGATACGTAGTGTTGTTCCTGCTACGGAGGAGGAGGCACGCCGAGTGATTGAACGCATGGATGCTGAGAAATGTTGA
- the LOC122606124 gene encoding uncharacterized protein LOC122606124, producing MHIIIANLLMQDPKTNSVTSRKPWYQRALDMATLWKITNPKSTNIPSPNQTLKKTHSSSSSSSKFTTTRNNTPNREKLRKSTSLKVATSFTRVCLCVPISSYTEVFQQADVPPRRSNTYPRSKPFPNCTQERHPTTPRMSIEGRRIFRGKSLTDDVLMRRFVVEEEAMMQVRRRNEMEIIRKRNSKRRRRLGPSPLSRMVLAEEDGF from the exons ATGCACATTATCATTGCTAATCTGTTGATGCAAGATCCCAAGACCAACTCTGTTACATCTAG GAAGCCTTGGTATCAAAGAGCATTAGACATGGCTACTCTATGGAAAATTACCAATCCAAAGTCTACAAATATTCCATCGCCTAACCAGACTTTAAAGAAAActcattcatcatcatcatcatcctccaaATTTACTACCACAAGAAATAACACCCCCAACAGAGAAAAACTAAGAAAGTCGACATCTTTAAAGGTCGCCACCTCATTCACCCGTGTTTGCCTATGCGTCCCTATATCTTCTTACACGGAGGTTTTCCAGCAAGCTGATGTACCCCCTAGAAGAAGCAACACGTATCCACGATCAAAACCATTTCCAAATTGTACTCAAGAACGCCATCCAACAACTCCAAGAATGAGCATAGAAGGAAGGAGAATATTTAGAGGGAAATCTTTAACTGATGACGTGTTAATGAGAAGATTTGTAGTCGAAGAGGAAGCGATGATGCAAGTGAGGAGGCGAAATGAAATGGAAATTATACGGAAGAGAAATTCTAAAAGACGGAGAAGACTTGGTCCAAGCCCACTAAGTAGAATGGTTTTGGCAGAAGAGGATGGATTTTAA